A DNA window from Centropristis striata isolate RG_2023a ecotype Rhode Island chromosome 10, C.striata_1.0, whole genome shotgun sequence contains the following coding sequences:
- the LOC131979370 gene encoding putative nuclease HARBI1, with product MDCPFLRNPIDIEAVLIRNVLRRERIFRPRLDVLSFPEDFLFERYRFSSNSIIYLNNLLRPYITNLTHRGRALTSEQTLCIALHFFANGSFLYNIGDAEHYGKATVCRAVRKVTLALKRLLPVMVVFPGHKPVRTIKEEFHRIAGLPNVIGCIDGTQIPITAPAQNEGDYVNRKSFHSINVQIICDAASIITNVEAKWPGSVHDSRIYRECSLSNRFARGEFDGYLLGDRGYPCQPSLLTPYPEPGPQQRFNVAHCRTRARVEMTLGILKSRFQCLRKLRVTPERACDIIVACVVLHNIAIIRGEQHPAVQINDAEDEHHIPVDVQDGRAIRDLIARNHF from the exons ATGGATTGCCCCTTTCTTAGAAATCCGATCGACATCGAGGCGGTtttgattagaaatgttttacGTCGCGAAAGAATCTTCCGACCCAGGTTAGACGTTTTATCATTTCCAGAGGATTTTCTTTTCGAACGCTACCGCTTTTCATCAAACAGTATCATTTATCTCAATAACCTTCTCCGCCCATATATCACCAACCTCACACATCGCGGACGAGCACTCACATCGGAACAAACTCTATGCATAGCACTACATTTTTTTGCAAACGGCAGTTTTCTTTACAACATCGGGGATGCGGAGCATTACGGCAAGGCAACAGTGTGTAGGGCTGTACGAAAGGTAACCCTCGCACTGAAGCGCCTGTTACCGGTGATGGTGGTGTTCCCAGGACACAAACCTGTTCGCACCATCAAGGAGGAATTCCACAGGATTGCAG GACTTCCAAATGTGATAGGGTGCATAGACGGGACACAAATCCCTATTACTGCACCTGCCCAAAATGAAGGGGACTATGTCAATAGAAAATCCTTTCACAGTATCAATGTCCAG atCATATGTGATGCAGCTTCCATCATCACAAATGTAGAAGCCAAGTGGCCTGGCTCAGTCCACGATTCCCGGATCTACCGGGAGTGTAGTCTGAGCAACAGATTTGCACGTG GAGAGTTTGATGGCTACCTGCTCGGGGATCGAGGCTATCCATGCCAGCCCTCTCTGTTGACCCCTTACCCTGAGCCGGGGCCCCAACAACGTTTTAATGTGGCCCACTGCAGGACTAGAGCCCGGGTTGAGATGACCTTAGGCATACTCAAATCCCGGTTCCAGTGCCTGCGTAAGCTCAGGGTCACCCCAGAGAGGGCATGTGACATCATTGTGGCATGTGTTGTTCTCCATAATATTGCAATTATTAGAGGAGAGCAACACCCAGCCGTACAAATCAATGACGCTGAGGATGAACATCACATCCCTGTGGATGTTCAGGATGGAAGGGCAATAAGAGACCTCATCGCCCGAAATCActtttga